In the genome of Oncorhynchus gorbuscha isolate QuinsamMale2020 ecotype Even-year unplaced genomic scaffold, OgorEven_v1.0 Un_scaffold_1269, whole genome shotgun sequence, one region contains:
- the LOC124022023 gene encoding keratin-associated protein 10-2-like, which translates to MYTCAVYLCCVPCAVYLCCVPCAVYLCCVPVLCTVCCVPGLCTVCCVPVLCTVCCVPVLCTVRCIPCAVYLCCVPCAVYRVLYTCAVYRVLYTCAVYLCCIPVLCAVYRVLYTCAVYLCCIPVLCTCAVYLCCIPVLCTCAVYLCCVPVLCTVCCVPGLCTVCCVPVLCTCAVYRVLYTVCCVYL; encoded by the coding sequence atgtatacctGTGCTGTATACCTGTGCTGTGTACCGTGTGCTGTATACCTGTGCTGTGTACCGTGTGCTGTGTACCTGTGCTGTGTACCTGTGCTGTGTACCGTGTGCTGTGTACCTGGGCTGTGTACCGTGTGCTGTGTACCTGTGCTGTGTACCGTGTGCTGTGTACCTGTGCTGTGTACCGTGCGCTGTATACCGTGTGCTGTGTACCTGTGCTGTGTACCGTGTGCTGTGTACCGTGTGCTGTATACCTGTGCTGTGTACCGTGTGCTGTATACCTGTGCTGTATACCTGTGCTGTatacctgtgctgtgtgctgtgtacCGGGTGCTGTATACCTGTGCTGTGTACCTGTGCTGTATACCTGTGCTGTGTACCTGTGCTGTGTACCTGTGCTGTATACCTGTGCTGTGTACCTGTGCTGTGTACCTGTGCTGTGTACCTGTGCTGTGTACCGTGTGCTGTGTACCTGGGCTGTGTACCGTGTGCTGTGTACCTGTGCTGTGTACCTGTGCTGTGTACCGTGTGCTGTATACCGTGTGCTGTGTGTACCTGTAA